A genomic stretch from Candidatus Finniella inopinata includes:
- a CDS encoding MetQ/NlpA family ABC transporter substrate-binding protein — MTKKFWFIFLGLLVIGVGIFGVLRKPARTSLSPEQPLKVGVTAGPHARIMEHVKSEAKKQGLDIEIIEFNDFMLPNEALNQGEIDVNCYQHQPFLDEQVKARGYKIHSIAKTVLMPMGLYSQSVKSAKDLPEGSVIGIPNDPTNAGRALQFLEQIGLIRLNSVKNPTVLDIMANPKQLKIKELDAPTLAMTLPDVTAAVINTDWVVSARLDPKSSLAIESPDTPYTNVLTVRIGQEKDSRIQKLVAIYQSDETKSFIIKTFQGVVIPGWGW, encoded by the coding sequence ATGACAAAGAAGTTTTGGTTTATATTTCTTGGATTGTTAGTTATTGGAGTGGGGATTTTTGGGGTTTTAAGAAAGCCTGCCCGGACCTCTCTTTCCCCTGAGCAACCATTAAAAGTGGGCGTTACGGCGGGGCCCCATGCACGTATTATGGAACACGTGAAAAGTGAAGCGAAAAAGCAAGGCCTAGACATCGAAATTATTGAATTTAATGACTTTATGTTGCCGAATGAAGCTTTGAACCAAGGTGAGATTGATGTTAACTGTTACCAACATCAGCCCTTTCTTGATGAACAAGTCAAAGCCCGTGGGTATAAAATTCACAGTATCGCTAAGACGGTTCTTATGCCTATGGGACTTTATTCTCAATCTGTGAAATCTGCTAAAGATCTGCCAGAGGGTTCTGTTATTGGAATCCCAAACGACCCCACCAATGCTGGGCGTGCGCTGCAGTTTTTAGAACAGATTGGATTAATCCGCTTGAATTCAGTTAAAAACCCAACGGTTCTGGATATTATGGCGAACCCCAAGCAGCTTAAGATTAAGGAACTTGACGCGCCTACCCTGGCGATGACATTGCCTGACGTAACTGCTGCAGTTATTAATACCGATTGGGTTGTCTCGGCTAGATTAGACCCGAAAAGCTCCTTAGCAATAGAGTCCCCCGATACGCCTTACACCAATGTTCTTACTGTTCGAATTGGACAAGAAAAAGACAGCCGCATTCAAAAACTTGTCGCTATTTATCAAAGCGATGAAACGAAAAGCTTTATCATAAAAACATTTCAAGGCGTCGTTATCCCCGGATGGGGTTGGTAG
- a CDS encoding tetratricopeptide repeat protein: MHCFLAFVAFFASSSVLYATEQSAPLPTSTEINADGGPQLPEDIERHNVLLEKLHELNERVKILESALRNATPAAISSTLEGARTQAEADATKKASENAPTLINSPATAQYNQASGLLNKGEFGKAKEAFLCITREYPEDIYAYKAWLHIGDINLKMKNFGDAEEAFSQALTGKLETPLMIDARLGLAEAKMKKEDMKGCCEQLAILQKEQLSNEQKKRLETTLKNASCQSAGKPK; encoded by the coding sequence ATGCATTGTTTCCTTGCTTTTGTGGCTTTTTTTGCCAGTTCGTCGGTCTTGTATGCGACCGAGCAATCGGCCCCTTTACCGACCTCAACGGAAATAAATGCTGATGGCGGGCCCCAATTGCCAGAAGATATCGAACGTCATAATGTATTGCTTGAAAAATTACATGAATTGAATGAACGCGTCAAAATTCTGGAGTCGGCTTTAAGGAATGCAACACCTGCTGCCATCTCTTCGACCTTAGAGGGGGCTCGAACTCAGGCTGAAGCTGATGCCACCAAAAAGGCTTCTGAGAATGCACCCACCCTAATTAACTCGCCTGCAACAGCCCAATATAATCAGGCATCTGGTTTGTTAAACAAAGGCGAATTTGGTAAAGCAAAAGAAGCGTTCTTATGTATTACAAGGGAGTACCCTGAAGATATTTATGCCTATAAAGCTTGGTTGCACATTGGCGATATTAACCTGAAGATGAAAAATTTTGGCGACGCTGAGGAGGCTTTCTCTCAGGCGTTGACAGGTAAATTAGAAACCCCTTTGATGATCGATGCAAGGCTAGGCTTGGCTGAAGCTAAGATGAAGAAAGAAGACATGAAGGGTTGTTGTGAACAGTTGGCTATTCTTCAAAAAGAACAATTAAGTAATGAGCAAAAAAAGCGTCTTGAAACAACCTTAAAGAATGCTTCTTGTCAATCAGCAGGGAAACCAAAATGA